The proteins below are encoded in one region of Candidatus Methylomirabilota bacterium:
- a CDS encoding RNA polymerase sigma factor RpoD/SigA, with protein MARRTPQFYEEITDEALSTYLRRIVKIPLLSKAEELHLATQIHKRDENAVRKLVESNLRFVVKVALQYQGYGLSLLDLINEGNLGLLEASCRYSPDYNVKFITYAVWWIRQAIMQALARASGALRFPLRKIRLASKLRSRRAEMLQQEGKEPTEEELARDLKLTRAEVDALLQTNIPPTSLEEIQRREEAREPGMERVPPADNELVRKSFEQEVERLLKVLTPRERAIIELRYGLGKEEPMTLEEVGKRFRLSRERIRQVEEKAKKKLLAMARARHLQDFLN; from the coding sequence ATGGCACGCAGGACACCTCAGTTTTACGAAGAGATAACCGACGAGGCTCTCTCTACCTATCTCCGGCGCATCGTCAAGATCCCGCTCCTCAGCAAGGCCGAAGAACTCCACCTCGCCACGCAGATCCACAAGAGGGATGAAAATGCAGTCAGGAAGCTTGTCGAATCCAACCTCCGGTTTGTGGTGAAGGTGGCGTTACAGTACCAAGGCTATGGCCTCTCCCTTTTGGATCTGATCAACGAGGGGAACCTGGGACTCCTGGAGGCCTCCTGTCGCTATTCCCCAGACTACAATGTCAAATTCATCACCTACGCCGTTTGGTGGATTCGTCAAGCGATCATGCAGGCCTTGGCCCGGGCCAGTGGAGCCCTGCGCTTCCCTCTCCGGAAGATCCGCCTCGCCAGCAAACTGCGGAGCCGCCGGGCAGAGATGCTTCAGCAAGAGGGGAAAGAGCCGACAGAAGAAGAACTCGCGAGGGACCTGAAACTGACTCGCGCCGAGGTTGACGCATTACTTCAGACAAATATACCTCCAACCTCACTGGAGGAGATACAGAGGCGAGAGGAAGCCCGGGAGCCAGGGATGGAGCGGGTCCCTCCCGCCGACAATGAACTGGTCCGGAAATCGTTTGAGCAAGAAGTCGAGCGGCTGCTCAAAGTGCTGACTCCCCGAGAGCGCGCAATTATCGAGCTGCGTTACGGTCTCGGAAAGGAGGAGCCCATGACGCTCGAGGAAGTGGGTAAGCGATTCAGACTCTCCCGGGAACGCATTCGGCAAGTAGAGGAGAAGGCCAAAAAGAAACTCCTCGCCATGGCAAGGGCTCGGCATCTGCAGGACTTTCTGAACTGA